Proteins found in one Columba livia isolate bColLiv1 breed racing homer chromosome 11, bColLiv1.pat.W.v2, whole genome shotgun sequence genomic segment:
- the BCL2A1 gene encoding bcl-2-related protein A1: METAEFYYVYYLAQDYLQYVLQESHRGPAKTRVAHVLRNIASSLQDQTEEALRPFLDRIDITSVAVAKRIFNGVMEEKFADGNTNWGRIMTIFTFGGLLTKKLQEHGVQLTGEEKEQISYFITEYIINNKAEWIDANGGWENGFLTKFERRSLLSFSKITAMFIAIFSLLREYY, encoded by the exons ATGGAAACTGCCGAGTTCTATTACGTTTATTACTTAGCTCAAGATTATCTGCAATATGTGCTTCAGGAATCACATCGTGGACCAGCCAAAACCAGGGTTGCTCATGTCTTGCGAAACATTGCATCTTCGCTGCAAGACCAAACCGAGGAGGCTCTCAGACCGTTCTTGGACAGGATCGATATCACCTCTGTAGCTGTTGCCAAGAGAATTTTCAATGGGGTCATGGAAGAAAAGTTTGCTGATGGAAATACTAACTGGGGACGAATTATGACCATATTTACGTTTGGAGGTCTTCTCACTAAGAAGCTTCAAGAGCATGGAGTTCAGCTgactggagaggagaaggagcagaTTTCTTATTTCATCACGGAGTACATAATAAATAACAAAGCTGAATGGATAGATGCGAATGGTGGCTGG GAAAATGGCTTCCTAACAAAGTTCGAAAGAAGATCACTACTGTCTTTCTCCAAAATTACAGCCATGTTCATagctattttttccttgttgagAGAGTACTACTGA
- the MTHFS gene encoding 5-formyltetrahydrofolate cyclo-ligase isoform X1, with the protein MEPAGQRGGMAAVRAAKQALRAALQQRLRALGAAEKQRQSRLLTSKVIGHPKYQESKRIAIYLSTPDEIQTEEIMKDIFKQGKECFIPRYDPLGTHMDMLKISSAEDISSFTLTSWNILQPSDDDSTREEALAGEQEQGCTVDPAEGNPVLWINHLPAPVHGRPQCSLSKRNIGAHDRDGSLLGVSWVAVESHGGFAVLGCTVRTLLCAA; encoded by the exons ATGGAGCCGgcggggcagcgcggcggcATGGCGGCAGTGCGGGCCGCCAAGCAGGCCCTGCGAGCCGCGCTGCAGCAGCGGCTGCGGGCGCTGGGCGCGGCCGAGAAGCAGCGCCAGTCCCGCCTGCTGACAAGCAAG GTGATTGGCCATCCCAAGTACCAAGAATCCAAAAGAATTGCAATCTACCTGAGCACGCCAGATGAAATCCAGACAGAAGAAATCATGAAGGACATTTTTAAGCAAGGCAAAGAGTGTTTCATCCCACGTTACGACCCTCTTGGCACTCACATGGACATGCTGAAGATATCATCAGCTGAAGACATTTCTTCATTTACTTTGACATCCTGGAATATCCTTCAGCCCAGTGATGATGACAGTACCAGAGAGGAGGCTCTGGCTGGTG AACAGGAGCAAGGCTGCACAGTTGATCCGGCTGAAGGAAACCCAGTCCTCTGGATAAATCACCTCCCTGCTCCAGTTCATGGACGTCCTCAGTGCAGTCTCTCCAAGCGCAACATAGGGGCTCATGACAGAGACGGGAGCTTGCTGGGAGTGTCTTGGGTTGCTGTTGAAAGTCATGGGGGATTCGCAGTTTTAGGATGCACTGTGAGAACTCTACTTTGTGCTGCCTGA